One window of Helicobacter winghamensis ATCC BAA-430 genomic DNA carries:
- the ccsA gene encoding cytochrome c biogenesis protein CcsA, with the protein MDIAQKFIKSVIEGFCNFWVTIVLLIAYGSACGVATFVENDYGTPSARALIYNTQWFDLLHLLLVLNLIGVLFLSRALQRKKYASFLFHFSLVVIFIGAAITRYYGFEGTMHIREGEQSNIIESQEEFVTILVKQENKLYRAFFPTTITPLVQKPFLHIFPFENQNLEVQYVGFIPAKDKMDTDKLKVKVSFNGESKELEIAKGMDQIMPFVLGGKRFALDWGSRSVVLPFAIALKDFELERYAGSMSPSSYASEVVILDPLNGIEESHRIYMNNVLDYGGFRFFQSSYDLDEQGTILSVNKDPGKIPTYIGYTMLTLGLLWAMFARNGRFYRLGQYLKAQNLVLAFVFCFGILSAIPLHATPQMAQQAQNELEVPKNMESKNDKAHSSDLHDNEIFEELPITTESILDLIKNLKEKSGAHSEKFGRLIVQDFGGRMKPMDTLAMEYVLKMTKQNGFLGLNNMQLFLGMMVYPNEFRKVKMLAVSTPKLKEIIGVDKKTDYVAFEDLFINDTYKLINYLEEANRKKPAMRDKFDKDVMSLDERVNVAYLIYTAQSLKILPDFNKASDKWFTPSEAIASFDKENAEQLQKLFGAYFNSFHYGLVENDWENADFVVEALGGIQNKFGADLIPPKLQVDLEIFLNHYNLFDNLTPLYICFGILLFGIVLVQIFRHKSAEVLASRIVHWIIALLVLTHTIALGLRWYVGGHAPWSNAYESMIYIAWAAGISGVVFFRRSYLAQSMASFLAGISLFVAHLGFMDPQIGNLVPVLKSYWLNIHVSIITASYGFLGLCFMLGALTLALFILRKPKYLELDRTILTLHTINEMAMILGLAMLTVGNFLGGVWANESWGRYWGWDPKETWALISIVVYVIVLHARFIPKGNNPYVFAALSVVAFYSILMTYFGVNFYLSGLHSYAAGDPLPIPVFLYYFIAITILLIVLAARKADLPSPKLP; encoded by the coding sequence ATGGATATAGCACAAAAATTTATAAAAAGTGTGATTGAGGGATTTTGTAATTTTTGGGTAACGATTGTTTTGCTTATTGCTTATGGAAGCGCCTGTGGAGTTGCTACCTTTGTAGAAAATGATTATGGCACACCAAGCGCTAGAGCTTTAATCTATAATACACAATGGTTTGATTTATTGCACTTATTGCTTGTGCTAAATCTTATTGGTGTTTTATTTCTTTCAAGAGCATTGCAACGCAAAAAGTATGCTTCTTTTTTGTTTCATTTCTCTTTGGTTGTGATTTTTATAGGGGCGGCAATCACGCGGTATTATGGCTTTGAAGGAACGATGCACATAAGAGAAGGGGAGCAGAGTAATATCATAGAATCTCAAGAAGAGTTTGTAACGATTTTAGTAAAACAAGAGAACAAGCTTTATCGTGCATTTTTTCCAACAACAATCACACCTTTGGTGCAAAAGCCGTTTTTGCACATCTTTCCTTTTGAAAATCAAAATTTAGAAGTGCAATATGTGGGCTTTATTCCAGCAAAAGACAAGATGGATACAGATAAACTCAAGGTAAAAGTTAGCTTTAATGGTGAAAGTAAAGAGCTAGAGATTGCTAAAGGTATGGATCAAATTATGCCTTTTGTGCTTGGGGGTAAGAGATTTGCATTAGATTGGGGGAGTCGCTCTGTTGTTTTGCCCTTTGCAATTGCTTTAAAGGATTTTGAGCTAGAGCGCTATGCGGGTTCTATGAGTCCATCTTCGTATGCTTCAGAAGTTGTGATACTTGATCCATTAAATGGCATAGAAGAATCCCATAGAATTTATATGAATAATGTTCTTGATTATGGAGGATTCCGCTTTTTTCAATCTTCTTATGATTTAGATGAGCAAGGAACGATTTTATCGGTTAATAAAGATCCCGGAAAGATTCCAACCTACATTGGCTATACAATGCTTACACTTGGTTTGCTGTGGGCAATGTTTGCTAGAAATGGGAGATTTTATCGTTTAGGGCAGTATTTAAAGGCGCAAAATCTTGTGCTTGCTTTTGTTTTTTGTTTTGGAATCTTAAGTGCAATCCCATTGCACGCAACTCCACAAATGGCACAACAGGCACAAAATGAGCTAGAAGTCCCAAAAAATATGGAGTCTAAAAACGATAAGGCACATTCTAGTGATTTACATGATAATGAAATATTTGAAGAGTTGCCTATTACCACAGAGAGTATTTTGGATTTAATTAAAAATCTTAAAGAAAAAAGTGGCGCACATAGTGAAAAATTTGGGCGTTTGATTGTGCAAGATTTTGGCGGTAGAATGAAGCCTATGGATACTTTGGCGATGGAATATGTTCTTAAAATGACAAAGCAGAATGGCTTTTTAGGGCTTAATAATATGCAGTTGTTTTTGGGAATGATGGTTTATCCTAATGAGTTTAGAAAGGTTAAAATGCTTGCTGTTTCTACGCCAAAGCTAAAAGAGATTATCGGTGTGGATAAAAAGACAGATTATGTAGCCTTTGAAGATTTGTTTATTAATGATACTTACAAGCTAATTAATTATTTGGAAGAGGCAAATCGCAAAAAGCCAGCAATGCGTGATAAGTTTGACAAAGATGTGATGAGTCTTGATGAACGCGTGAATGTGGCTTATTTGATTTACACGGCGCAAAGTCTTAAGATTCTTCCGGATTTTAATAAAGCAAGCGACAAATGGTTTACACCAAGTGAAGCTATCGCAAGTTTTGACAAGGAAAATGCCGAGCAACTTCAAAAGCTCTTTGGTGCGTATTTTAATAGCTTTCATTATGGGCTTGTTGAAAATGATTGGGAGAATGCTGATTTTGTGGTAGAAGCATTAGGCGGAATCCAAAATAAGTTTGGAGCGGATTTGATTCCGCCTAAATTGCAAGTTGATTTAGAGATTTTTTTAAATCATTACAATTTGTTTGATAATTTAACACCGCTTTATATTTGCTTTGGGATTTTGCTTTTTGGGATTGTTTTGGTGCAGATTTTTCGCCATAAAAGTGCTGAGGTTTTAGCAAGTCGCATTGTGCATTGGATTATTGCGCTTTTGGTTTTGACGCACACAATTGCACTTGGATTACGTTGGTATGTAGGCGGGCACGCGCCTTGGAGTAATGCGTATGAGTCAATGATTTATATTGCTTGGGCAGCTGGAATCTCTGGTGTGGTTTTTTTTAGAAGGAGTTATTTAGCACAAAGCATGGCAAGTTTTTTGGCGGGGATTTCACTCTTTGTGGCACATTTAGGTTTTATGGATCCACAAATTGGAAATCTAGTGCCTGTGCTTAAATCTTATTGGCTAAATATCCATGTTTCAATTATCACAGCAAGCTATGGATTTTTAGGGCTTTGCTTTATGCTTGGGGCTTTAACGCTAGCACTTTTTATTCTAAGAAAGCCAAAATACCTTGAGCTAGATCGCACTATTTTAACTTTGCATACCATTAACGAAATGGCGATGATTCTAGGGCTTGCAATGCTAACTGTTGGTAACTTCTTAGGAGGTGTGTGGGCAAATGAATCTTGGGGAAGATATTGGGGCTGGGACCCAAAGGAAACTTGGGCGTTAATCTCTATTGTGGTATATGTGATTGTCTTACACGCTAGATTTATTCCTAAAGGTAATAATCCTTATGTGTTTGCAGCCCTTAGTGTAGTGGCGTTTTATTCTATTTTAATGACTTATTTTGGGGTAAATTTTTATCTTTCTGGTTTGCATTCTTATGCCGCTGGAGATCCTTTACCTATCCCTGTGTTTTTGTATTATTTTATCGCGATTACGATTCTTTTAATTGTTTTAGCAGCACGCAAAGCAGATTTGCCATCACCAAAATTACCTTAA
- the thrS gene encoding threonine--tRNA ligase: MSQIIGIKANSAIYDTQSAEELGISGEPIYFDNSEDALSIMRHTCAHLMAEALKALYPEAQFFVGPVVEEGFYYDFRVNHKISEEDLSKIEAKMKEIAKKGEKITKYYLTREEAIQKFQNDDLKQAVISRIPLGDGRLSIYAQGEFEDLCRGPHLPTLKLLNAFKLTKVAGAYLGGDEKAEMLTRIYGIAFADKESLTQYLHQLEEAKKRDHRKVGVEMELFTFDEEVGAGLPIWLPKGARLRRNLENLLTQALIERGYEPVRGPEILKSAVWKTSGHYANYGENMYFTTIDEVEYGIKPMNCVGHIKVYQNSLHSYRELPLRFYEYGVVHRHEKSGVLHGLLRVREFTQDDAHIFCRPSQIASEVESIIDFTQKIMNAFGFSYEMEISTKPEKSIGSEEVWEEATQALKGALERCGIAYKIDEGGGAFYGPKIDIKITDAIGRKWQCGTVQIDMNLPERFALTYTDENNSTQQPVMIHRAILGSFERFVAILTEHFGGEFPFFVAPTQVIIIPISEAQYNYAKELHNALLKVGVYAEIENKNETLNKRIRNAEKQRVPMIAVLGAKEKEERLVAVRDRRLKEQSNMSFESFITLTKEKMREVSF; this comes from the coding sequence ATGTCGCAAATTATTGGTATTAAAGCAAATAGCGCGATTTATGATACACAAAGTGCTGAAGAGCTAGGCATAAGTGGTGAGCCTATTTATTTTGATAATTCCGAAGATGCTTTATCTATTATGCGCCATACCTGTGCGCATTTAATGGCAGAGGCTCTTAAGGCGCTTTATCCTGAAGCACAGTTTTTTGTAGGGCCTGTGGTGGAAGAAGGATTTTATTATGACTTTCGCGTAAATCATAAAATTAGTGAAGAAGATTTAAGTAAGATTGAAGCAAAGATGAAGGAAATCGCCAAAAAAGGCGAAAAAATCACCAAATATTACCTAACGCGTGAAGAAGCAATACAAAAATTTCAAAATGACGATTTAAAACAAGCAGTTATCAGTAGGATTCCATTAGGCGATGGGAGATTAAGCATTTATGCGCAAGGGGAGTTTGAAGATCTTTGTCGTGGTCCGCATTTGCCAACATTGAAGCTATTAAATGCTTTTAAGCTTACAAAAGTTGCGGGCGCGTATTTGGGCGGCGATGAAAAAGCGGAAATGCTAACTAGAATTTATGGAATCGCTTTTGCAGATAAGGAAAGCTTAACTCAATATTTGCATCAATTAGAAGAAGCAAAGAAGCGTGATCATAGAAAAGTTGGCGTGGAAATGGAACTTTTTACCTTTGATGAAGAAGTGGGTGCTGGATTGCCTATTTGGTTGCCTAAGGGGGCTAGGCTTAGGCGCAACCTTGAAAATCTTTTAACGCAGGCTTTGATTGAACGCGGATATGAGCCTGTGCGCGGTCCTGAGATTTTAAAAAGTGCAGTGTGGAAAACAAGCGGACATTATGCAAACTATGGCGAAAATATGTATTTTACAACCATTGATGAAGTAGAATATGGAATTAAGCCGATGAATTGCGTGGGACACATTAAAGTGTATCAGAATTCTTTGCATAGTTATCGTGAATTGCCTTTAAGATTTTATGAATATGGGGTGGTGCATCGCCACGAAAAAAGTGGGGTGTTGCACGGATTATTGCGTGTTAGAGAATTTACACAAGATGATGCGCATATTTTTTGCCGTCCTAGTCAAATCGCAAGCGAAGTAGAGAGTATAATTGATTTTACGCAAAAGATTATGAACGCTTTTGGTTTTAGCTATGAAATGGAGATTTCTACAAAGCCTGAAAAGTCTATTGGTAGCGAAGAAGTTTGGGAAGAGGCTACACAAGCTTTAAAAGGCGCTTTGGAGCGATGTGGTATTGCTTATAAGATTGATGAAGGCGGTGGGGCTTTTTATGGTCCTAAGATTGATATTAAAATCACTGATGCTATTGGCAGAAAATGGCAGTGTGGAACAGTGCAAATTGATATGAATTTGCCAGAACGCTTTGCATTAACTTACACAGATGAGAATAATAGCACGCAACAGCCTGTAATGATACATCGCGCAATTTTAGGGAGCTTTGAGCGCTTTGTGGCAATTTTAACAGAGCATTTTGGTGGAGAGTTTCCATTCTTTGTTGCTCCAACACAGGTGATTATTATTCCTATTAGTGAAGCGCAATATAACTATGCAAAGGAATTACACAATGCGTTATTGAAAGTTGGCGTTTATGCTGAAATTGAAAATAAAAATGAAACGCTAAATAAGCGTATCCGCAATGCTGAAAAACAAAGAGTGCCAATGATTGCGGTTTTAGGGGCAAAAGAGAAGGAGGAGAGATTGGTTGCTGTGCGTGATCGTCGCTTAAAAGAGCAATCAAATATGAGTTTTGAATCTTTTATAACATTAACTAAGGAGAAAATGCGTGAGGTTAGCTTTTGA
- the infC gene encoding translation initiation factor IF-3 — MSKNDNVILNEDIDFPQVRCIGDDGEQYGVISSDEALSIADSRGLDLVLIAPDAKPPVCKIMDYGKFRYQQEKKQKEAKKKQKQIEIKEIKLSVKIASNDINYKVKHAKEFLEENKHVRFRVFLRGREVSEPQGGFEVLNKVAAMLEDVANIERDFKVEGRYVNMLVTPKK; from the coding sequence TTGAGTAAAAATGATAATGTAATCCTAAATGAGGATATTGATTTTCCGCAAGTGCGTTGTATAGGTGATGATGGTGAGCAATATGGAGTGATTAGCTCTGATGAAGCCTTGAGTATTGCAGATAGTAGGGGGCTTGACTTGGTGTTGATTGCGCCTGATGCAAAGCCTCCCGTGTGTAAGATTATGGATTATGGAAAATTCCGTTATCAACAAGAAAAGAAGCAAAAAGAAGCAAAAAAGAAGCAAAAGCAAATTGAGATTAAAGAGATTAAGCTTTCTGTCAAAATTGCAAGTAATGATATAAATTACAAGGTTAAGCATGCCAAAGAGTTTTTAGAAGAAAATAAGCATGTGCGATTCCGCGTGTTTTTGCGCGGGCGAGAGGTTAGTGAGCCACAAGGTGGCTTTGAAGTTCTTAATAAAGTTGCTGCAATGTTAGAAGATGTGGCAAATATTGAAAGAGACTTTAAAGTTGAAGGGCGTTATGTAAATATGCTTGTAACGCCTAAGAAATAA
- the rpmI gene encoding 50S ribosomal protein L35: MPKMKTNRGAAKRFKLKKNLVKRGSAFKSHILTKKRPRKIANLNAPKYVHDANIESVKKMLCMA; encoded by the coding sequence ATGCCAAAGATGAAAACAAATCGTGGTGCAGCAAAAAGATTTAAGCTAAAAAAGAATCTTGTAAAGCGTGGTTCTGCGTTTAAAAGTCATATTTTGACAAAAAAACGCCCTAGAAAAATTGCAAATCTTAATGCGCCAAAATATGTGCATGATGCTAATATTGAGTCTGTTAAAAAAATGCTCTGTATGGCATAG
- the rplT gene encoding 50S ribosomal protein L20, protein MARVKTGVVRRRRHKKVLKLARGFYSARHKHFRKAKEQLERSLCYAFRDRKQKKRDFRKLWIVRINAACRINAISYSRFMFGLKKAGITLDRKILADIAMHEPVAFAKIVENAKKAL, encoded by the coding sequence ATGGCAAGAGTAAAAACAGGTGTAGTGAGAAGAAGACGCCACAAAAAAGTTTTAAAATTAGCGCGTGGCTTTTATAGTGCAAGACATAAGCACTTTAGAAAAGCAAAAGAGCAATTAGAAAGAAGTCTATGTTATGCGTTTCGTGATAGAAAACAAAAGAAAAGAGATTTTAGAAAACTTTGGATTGTAAGAATTAATGCAGCTTGTAGAATCAATGCAATTAGTTATTCTAGATTTATGTTTGGACTTAAAAAAGCGGGCATTACACTGGATAGAAAAATTTTGGCAGATATTGCGATGCACGAACCAGTTGCGTTTGCAAAAATCGTTGAAAACGCTAAAAAAGCGTTATAA
- the gdhA gene encoding NADP-specific glutamate dehydrogenase, with translation MSYAQEVIQKVQKLCPEQIEFHQAVKEVLESIEPALQKDSKFQKNKILERIVIPERQINFRVTWEDDNGEIQVNRGYRIEFSSLLGPYKGGLRFHPSVTEGIIKFLGFEQIFKNALTGLSMGGGKGGSDFDPKGKSDREIMRFCQAFMNELYRHIGAHTDVPAGDIGVGGREIGYLFGQYKKLTNRYDGVLTGKSLLWGGSLVRTEATGYGSVYFAQEMLEHSNFGPLEGKVCLVSGSGNVAIYTVEKLQQLGAKPVTISDSRGMIYDEAGIDLALLKEIKEVRRESLESYAKERSSAKWTSVKDYPSDHNPLWAIPAFAAFPSATQNELNAKDAENLLKNGCKCVSEGANMPSTIEAVHKFLDAKICYGPGKAANAGGVATSGLEMSQNASMTSWTFEEVDGKLHRIMKNIYASANETAKEFGEPTNLVLGANIAAFRKVANAMIEQGL, from the coding sequence ATGTCTTACGCGCAAGAAGTTATCCAAAAAGTTCAAAAACTTTGTCCTGAGCAAATAGAGTTTCATCAAGCCGTTAAAGAAGTGTTGGAATCTATTGAGCCAGCATTACAAAAAGATTCTAAGTTTCAAAAAAATAAAATTTTAGAAAGAATTGTAATTCCAGAGCGTCAAATTAACTTCCGTGTAACTTGGGAAGATGATAATGGAGAAATCCAAGTTAATCGCGGTTATCGTATTGAGTTTAGCTCACTTTTAGGTCCTTATAAAGGTGGTTTGCGATTCCATCCTAGCGTAACAGAAGGAATTATTAAGTTTTTGGGATTTGAGCAAATCTTTAAAAATGCTTTAACGGGGCTTTCAATGGGCGGTGGTAAAGGTGGAAGTGATTTTGATCCAAAAGGAAAAAGCGATAGAGAAATTATGCGTTTTTGTCAAGCCTTTATGAATGAGTTATATCGTCATATTGGAGCACACACAGATGTTCCTGCCGGTGATATTGGTGTTGGTGGGCGTGAGATTGGCTATCTTTTTGGGCAATATAAAAAGCTAACAAATCGTTATGATGGAGTTTTGACAGGCAAGTCTTTGTTGTGGGGCGGAAGTTTAGTAAGAACAGAAGCTACAGGTTATGGAAGTGTGTATTTTGCGCAAGAGATGTTGGAACATAGTAATTTTGGTCCGCTAGAAGGTAAAGTATGTTTGGTATCTGGTAGTGGAAATGTTGCAATTTATACGGTAGAGAAGCTACAGCAGCTTGGCGCCAAGCCCGTAACAATTAGTGATTCAAGAGGAATGATTTATGATGAAGCAGGGATTGATTTAGCTCTTTTAAAAGAGATTAAAGAAGTCAGACGCGAGAGTTTGGAGTCTTATGCTAAAGAAAGAAGTAGTGCAAAATGGACAAGTGTAAAAGATTATCCAAGCGATCATAATCCACTATGGGCAATCCCAGCATTTGCGGCATTTCCAAGCGCAACACAGAATGAATTAAATGCAAAAGATGCGGAAAATCTCTTGAAAAATGGTTGTAAGTGTGTAAGTGAAGGGGCAAATATGCCTTCAACTATTGAAGCTGTGCATAAATTTTTGGATGCTAAAATCTGCTATGGTCCAGGCAAAGCTGCAAATGCTGGTGGTGTTGCAACAAGTGGGCTTGAGATGAGTCAAAATGCTTCTATGACTTCTTGGACATTTGAAGAAGTGGATGGAAAATTGCATAGAATTATGAAAAACATTTACGCAAGCGCAAATGAAACGGCAAAAGAGTTTGGAGAGCCTACAAACTTGGTGCTTGGTGCAAATATTGCAGCATTTAGAAAAGTTGCAAATGCGATGATTGAGCAAGGTTTATAG
- a CDS encoding DNA ligase has product MSKVYSLKIFFKLLFIWNLFWSFSLGEILRFQLYETHLSNAELQAFVMSEKLDGVRGIWNGESLKTRNGNPMQPPKFWLENFPPFILDGELWLERNAFEKTLSVIKSADKERWEKITLQVFDVRGVCEHCTLQERLKILQKYLDKNPNKFIKIIPQIPIKSQLHLDEFYRNILEKGGEGVIIRNNVFSNVGYKLKPFLDAECIVKGHTQGKGKNIGKLGAVICEVMINGIQKRFKIGSGFSEKERENPPQIGTTITYKYQGFTKNGFPRFPVFLRIREED; this is encoded by the coding sequence TTGAGCAAGGTTTATAGTCTGAAAATCTTTTTTAAACTTCTTTTCATTTGGAATCTCTTTTGGAGTTTTTCCCTCGGAGAGATTCTGCGATTTCAACTCTATGAAACCCATTTAAGCAATGCAGAACTTCAAGCCTTTGTAATGAGCGAAAAACTTGATGGTGTGCGTGGAATTTGGAATGGAGAATCCCTAAAAACGCGTAATGGTAATCCTATGCAGCCACCTAAATTTTGGTTAGAGAATTTTCCACCTTTTATTTTAGATGGAGAATTATGGCTTGAGAGAAACGCATTTGAAAAGACTTTAAGCGTAATTAAAAGCGCAGATAAAGAGCGATGGGAGAAAATTACCTTACAAGTTTTTGATGTGCGTGGAGTATGTGAACATTGCACCTTGCAAGAGCGTTTGAAAATATTGCAAAAATATTTAGATAAAAATCCTAATAAATTTATAAAAATAATTCCACAAATTCCTATTAAAAGTCAATTACATTTAGACGAGTTTTATCGAAATATTTTAGAAAAAGGCGGTGAAGGTGTGATTATTCGAAATAATGTATTTTCAAATGTAGGCTACAAGCTAAAGCCATTTTTAGATGCAGAATGTATTGTTAAAGGACATACACAGGGAAAGGGCAAAAATATCGGTAAATTGGGGGCTGTGATTTGTGAAGTAATGATTAATGGAATCCAAAAACGCTTTAAAATAGGTTCTGGATTTAGTGAAAAAGAGCGTGAAAATCCACCACAAATTGGCACAACAATCACTTATAAATATCAAGGTTTTACCAAAAATGGGTTTCCACGCTTTCCTGTGTTTTTGCGCATAAGGGAAGAAGATTAG
- a CDS encoding metal ABC transporter solute-binding protein, Zn/Mn family, whose product MQKILMFVCLLLNFALAREVIAVSIPMQKEFVEKIAGDFYDVVSLVTPGVNPHDFEPKISEIRKVNEAVAYFAIGIEFEESWLPRFKGQNQTIQVFNTGANISRINFSDKHYHNNHHHNGDTHIWLSPNNAKIIATNIYESLKKLESKKDFSQNYNALMLEIDALDRELKVVLKDLPKHQKFVVFHPMLGYFARDYHLDEISIEVEGKSPKMQEMIVVIETIKRENLKTIFAQPEFSTKAAEFIAKESGAKLGYFSPLQTPWKENLLNFAKTLVEFEK is encoded by the coding sequence ATGCAAAAGATTCTAATGTTTGTGTGTTTGCTGTTAAATTTTGCTTTGGCGCGTGAAGTGATAGCGGTAAGTATTCCTATGCAAAAGGAATTTGTAGAAAAAATTGCTGGGGATTTCTATGATGTGGTATCACTTGTAACCCCAGGTGTAAATCCTCATGATTTTGAACCAAAGATTTCAGAGATTAGAAAGGTTAATGAAGCGGTGGCTTATTTTGCGATTGGAATTGAGTTTGAGGAATCTTGGCTTCCACGCTTTAAAGGGCAAAATCAAACAATACAAGTTTTTAATACAGGGGCTAATATTTCAAGGATTAACTTTTCAGATAAACATTATCACAATAATCATCATCATAATGGAGATACACACATTTGGCTATCCCCTAATAATGCAAAAATCATTGCCACAAACATTTATGAAAGCTTAAAAAAGTTGGAATCCAAAAAGGACTTTTCTCAAAATTATAATGCGCTAATGTTAGAGATTGATGCGTTAGATAGAGAGTTAAAGGTGGTTTTAAAGGATCTGCCAAAACATCAAAAATTTGTTGTGTTTCATCCGATGCTTGGATATTTTGCAAGGGATTATCATTTAGATGAAATTTCTATTGAAGTGGAGGGCAAAAGCCCAAAAATGCAAGAAATGATTGTAGTGATTGAAACAATCAAGAGGGAAAATCTTAAAACAATTTTTGCACAACCTGAATTTTCTACAAAAGCAGCGGAATTTATCGCAAAAGAGAGTGGAGCGAAGTTGGGGTATTTTTCACCTTTGCAAACGCCTTGGAAAGAAAATTTATTAAACTTTGCTAAAACACTTGTGGAGTTTGAAAAATAG
- a CDS encoding 4Fe-4S binding protein has product MAVKITDICIACGACIDECPVEAIVDEDDSPNDDGCYFVYNNKCVECVGHNDEPACATACPTEGCIVWDAVAESPSHREDIGDDKRSAHTPVVE; this is encoded by the coding sequence ATGGCTGTTAAAATTACTGATATTTGCATTGCCTGTGGTGCTTGCATTGATGAATGCCCAGTAGAAGCAATTGTTGATGAAGATGATAGCCCAAATGATGATGGATGCTACTTTGTTTATAATAACAAATGCGTAGAATGTGTAGGACATAACGATGAGCCAGCTTGTGCAACTGCTTGTCCAACTGAAGGCTGTATTGTTTGGGATGCTGTTGCAGAATCACCATCTCACAGAGAAGATATTGGTGATGATAAAAGAAGCGCACACACGCCAGTTGTTGAATAA
- a CDS encoding radical SAM protein, whose amino-acid sequence MDIIFGPVQSRRFGESLGVDLSPKLKQCNYDCLYCELEGKKAQESMREVLSVDEILEAIKQGLEKFPNVESLTITANGEPTLYPHLYELMLRLEDIKGDKQTLLLTNGALLWDLCVARACLLFDKVKFSLDAVSERVFKKIDRAYKSVDLAQILKGIYQFSADFKGELYAEILFVKGVNDNPQEIQEMARFLAPMPLKRLDISTIDRPPAYKVESLSLEELERIGQVFLHYKIPTFVPKRKQGSMQENLQLSQDEILKTLALRPMSESDINMLWSMESKKILESLIEIGKVKQKSINGVNFYALR is encoded by the coding sequence ATGGATATTATTTTTGGACCTGTGCAATCAAGGCGTTTTGGAGAGTCTTTGGGTGTGGATTTATCGCCAAAGTTAAAGCAGTGTAATTATGATTGTTTGTATTGTGAATTAGAAGGTAAAAAAGCGCAAGAGAGTATGCGGGAAGTCTTAAGCGTAGATGAGATTTTAGAAGCTATAAAGCAGGGCTTGGAGAAGTTTCCTAATGTGGAATCTCTAACAATTACTGCAAATGGAGAACCTACACTTTATCCGCATTTGTATGAGTTAATGTTGCGCTTAGAGGATATTAAAGGGGATAAGCAAACGCTACTTTTAACAAATGGCGCATTGCTGTGGGATTTGTGTGTTGCTAGGGCTTGTTTGCTTTTTGATAAGGTGAAGTTTTCTTTAGATGCGGTGAGTGAGAGGGTGTTTAAAAAAATTGATAGGGCGTATAAAAGTGTGGATTTAGCGCAGATTTTAAAGGGGATTTATCAATTTAGCGCAGATTTTAAAGGGGAATTGTATGCGGAGATTTTGTTTGTAAAGGGAGTCAATGATAATCCGCAGGAAATACAAGAAATGGCGCGGTTTTTAGCCCCTATGCCGCTAAAGAGATTAGATATTAGCACCATTGATCGCCCGCCAGCTTACAAGGTGGAATCCTTAAGTTTAGAAGAATTAGAACGCATTGGGCAAGTGTTTTTGCACTATAAGATTCCAACTTTTGTGCCTAAACGCAAGCAAGGTAGTATGCAAGAGAACTTGCAATTAAGCCAAGATGAGATTTTAAAAACACTTGCTTTACGCCCAATGAGTGAGAGCGATATTAATATGCTTTGGAGTATGGAATCTAAAAAGATATTGGAATCTCTTATAGAGATAGGCAAAGTGAAGCAAAAAAGTATTAATGGTGTGAATTTTTATGCCTTGCGCTAA